A single window of Desulfovibrio psychrotolerans DNA harbors:
- a CDS encoding DUF2958 domain-containing protein produces the protein MLPVSTGSFRMPKYKEATMWNEPTQAQLDAIPRLYETEGIALTDKPIYLHFFIGLCNWYITEFDGDDTFFGFAILNGDYEMAEWGYISFSELKELRVSWVHVDHDTYWHVRRACDVEDIMRGMR, from the coding sequence ATGCTCCCCGTTTCGACGGGGTCTTTTCGCATGCCCAAATACAAGGAGGCCACTATGTGGAACGAACCGACACAGGCACAACTCGATGCCATCCCGCGACTGTATGAAACCGAGGGAATCGCCCTCACGGACAAGCCGATTTACCTGCACTTCTTCATCGGGCTGTGCAACTGGTACATCACGGAGTTCGATGGTGACGACACCTTTTTCGGCTTCGCCATTCTGAACGGTGACTACGAGATGGCCGAGTGGGGCTACATTTCCTTTTCCGAACTGAAGGAATTGCGAGTGTCATGGGTACACGTTGACCACGACACCTACTGGCATGTTCGCCGGGCCTGCGACGTGGAAGACATCATGAGGGGGATGCGATGA
- a CDS encoding tyrosine-type recombinase/integrase, translated as MNKYRITRDMFFSKVQARKLLTCCEALAKLERDSGITTWRVRHILTHIALHSGLRVSEIANLCLGDVLLSTQENVLIVQRGKGGKRRDVYIDTGLANHIKKFIKHKKQWGHGTSAGDPLLRGRGGTPYTTTALYLAFKAVLREAGLPSRYSIHSCRHTYATMLLAKTNNIRFVQKQLGHASISMTAHYADVLPEANQRLAESLIK; from the coding sequence ATGAACAAGTACCGAATCACTCGGGACATGTTCTTCTCCAAGGTGCAAGCTCGCAAGCTGTTGACGTGCTGTGAAGCACTAGCCAAGCTTGAGCGCGATAGCGGAATCACCACATGGCGAGTACGCCACATCCTCACACACATAGCTTTGCACAGCGGCTTGCGGGTCAGCGAGATAGCTAACTTGTGCCTTGGCGATGTCCTGCTTTCAACGCAGGAGAATGTCCTGATCGTACAACGCGGCAAGGGCGGCAAACGACGAGATGTCTATATCGACACAGGCCTAGCCAATCACATCAAGAAATTCATTAAGCACAAGAAGCAGTGGGGGCACGGCACCAGCGCCGGAGACCCATTACTCAGAGGCCGTGGCGGTACACCATATACCACCACGGCTCTTTACTTGGCATTCAAAGCCGTACTTCGGGAAGCGGGGCTTCCAAGCCGTTACAGCATCCATAGCTGCCGCCACACCTATGCAACCATGCTGCTGGCGAAGACGAACAACATCCGCTTCGTCCAAAAACAGCTGGGCCATGCTTCCATCAGCATGACCGCCCACTACGCTGACGTCCTACCCGAAGCGAACCAGCGTCTGGCAGAATCCCTGATCAAATAG
- a CDS encoding BglII/BstYI family type II restriction endonuclease, with protein MLTRYEVFDYKNALSVLNGSFYQEFSELCNVLSGFRLLSSDIVAAGGRKSPIAEKLDGALYNMLWIEKQFETSKIIDGVVRSTPTHKIDCYKNKVAIEVEWNNKDPFFDRDLNNFRLLYDLDAISVGIIITRSDELQLIFNGLGKGASYGASTTHMSKLIPKIIGGGAGGCPVLVIGITSRCYEYDL; from the coding sequence ATGCTTACGAGGTATGAGGTATTTGATTATAAAAATGCACTTTCAGTATTGAATGGAAGCTTTTATCAAGAGTTTTCTGAGCTGTGCAATGTTCTTAGTGGATTTCGTTTGTTGTCATCAGATATAGTAGCAGCTGGAGGGAGGAAGTCTCCAATTGCTGAAAAGTTAGATGGCGCACTGTATAATATGTTGTGGATAGAGAAACAGTTTGAGACAAGTAAGATTATTGATGGTGTTGTGCGTTCAACTCCAACACATAAAATTGACTGCTATAAAAATAAGGTGGCAATTGAGGTTGAGTGGAACAATAAGGACCCATTTTTTGATAGGGATTTGAACAATTTTAGATTGCTATATGATTTGGACGCAATTTCAGTAGGGATAATAATCACGCGCTCCGACGAGTTGCAGTTGATTTTCAATGGCCTAGGTAAGGGAGCTTCATATGGTGCTTCTACTACTCACATGTCCAAGTTGATACCAAAGATTATAGGTGGTGGGGCTGGTGGATGTCCTGTTCTGGTGATTGGTATTACCTCTCGTTGCTACGAGTATGATTTGTAG
- a CDS encoding DNA adenine methylase yields MLQPQSYPQYIKYMGSKSKLISFVIEAINTAYDGGGICDLFAGSCSLSGALRGQVDILSNDIQAYSGVISHAYLTAWKEPEIPQGHELVEQAQLLVANNAQRYGINFTYDKVRSIKQFNTIESQSRDFISKHYDSPYHLFTKYYSGTWWSAEQCLWIDALKEVADRYQNSSFYNLILSSVMYAMAYCSQGTGHYAQYRDAKSKSSLDDILTYRKREFSSYFLTKYNSSITTLPDSPPIYNHEITSLDYVERLNTLPKCTIYADPPYCFVHYSRFYHAIETLVLYDYPEIQLRGGKCVKGRYRVDRHQSPFCIKSKVRDAFKQLFDGVKHSNSNLVLSYSNTGMIELKDLRALMKKSMAQYSFSERVMDHDHMTMGRQGDRTRKVKELLLIAKRYD; encoded by the coding sequence ATGTTACAACCTCAAAGCTACCCGCAGTATATTAAGTACATGGGGTCAAAAAGCAAACTAATCTCTTTTGTCATTGAAGCTATCAACACTGCATACGATGGTGGCGGAATTTGTGATCTGTTTGCAGGATCATGCAGTCTGTCCGGGGCTCTTCGTGGACAGGTAGATATATTGTCGAACGACATTCAGGCCTATTCTGGAGTCATTAGCCATGCATACTTAACCGCCTGGAAAGAGCCTGAAATTCCTCAAGGACATGAACTTGTCGAGCAAGCACAACTGCTGGTTGCAAATAACGCACAGCGCTATGGTATAAATTTTACGTACGACAAGGTCCGCTCAATCAAACAGTTCAACACGATCGAATCGCAGTCTCGAGATTTTATATCTAAACACTACGACTCTCCATATCATCTATTTACAAAATACTACTCTGGCACGTGGTGGAGCGCGGAACAGTGTTTGTGGATAGATGCATTAAAAGAAGTTGCAGACAGATATCAAAACAGCAGCTTTTATAACTTGATCTTATCATCTGTTATGTATGCTATGGCCTACTGCAGCCAAGGGACTGGCCATTATGCTCAATACCGCGATGCCAAGAGCAAGAGCTCGCTGGACGACATACTCACATATAGAAAACGGGAATTTTCATCGTATTTTTTGACAAAATACAATTCATCGATAACAACACTGCCTGACTCGCCCCCCATTTACAATCACGAAATTACTTCTCTTGATTATGTAGAAAGACTAAATACACTTCCAAAGTGCACCATTTACGCTGATCCACCCTACTGCTTTGTTCATTACAGCAGATTCTACCACGCAATCGAAACACTTGTCCTGTATGACTATCCAGAAATTCAACTACGTGGAGGGAAGTGCGTTAAGGGGAGATATCGCGTTGACAGGCACCAGTCTCCATTTTGTATAAAATCAAAAGTTAGAGATGCATTTAAACAACTCTTTGACGGTGTAAAACATTCAAACAGCAACTTAGTTTTAAGCTATAGCAATACTGGCATGATCGAACTTAAAGATTTAAGAGCATTAATGAAGAAGAGCATGGCCCAATACTCATTTTCCGAGCGAGTCATGGACCATGATCATATGACTATGGGAAGACAAGGCGATCGAACAAGAAAGGTAAAAGAATTACTCCTTATTGCAAAACGCTATGACTAG
- a CDS encoding IS66 family transposase encodes MYSQSTGSRLSSLYKILNPKPSAGYVLASKFVDGLPFYRQECMFARLGLDVSRSTMCGWALRVAQPLQRKTIEFSRSGQNGCRILDHFRRRTRATKRGQCAKHGWPTSVL; translated from the coding sequence ATGTACTCGCAATCAACTGGTTCTCGGCTTAGTAGTTTATACAAAATCTTAAATCCAAAGCCGTCAGCCGGGTATGTCCTGGCTTCCAAGTTTGTGGACGGGCTGCCGTTTTATCGCCAAGAGTGCATGTTCGCCAGATTGGGCTTGGATGTTTCCAGGAGTACCATGTGTGGCTGGGCTTTGCGGGTTGCACAACCTCTGCAACGCAAAACTATCGAATTCTCACGAAGCGGGCAGAACGGTTGCCGCATCCTGGATCATTTTCGGAGGCGAACCAGGGCCACTAAGCGCGGCCAATGCGCGAAGCATGGGTGGCCAACGTCAGTCCTTTAG
- a CDS encoding TrlF family AAA-like ATPase: protein MSDQYTYARFWRCALQVNPVGYNGTYRGADHGLDEGGYNQALLQKCLQLDIKVVGLADHGSVASVDALRQVLQPHGIVVFPGFEIASNDKTHYVCLFPEDTTVQQLDRYLGNLKLYDPADGIRPSRLSSEELIQEVDLLGGFIYAAHCTLASGLLKNRLNHVWKHPKLRAAQIPGSIDGLTGIEGDFYRKVFLNKDDSYWRERPVAAINAQDVAKPDDLDQPSATCFIKMTRPTFAAFKVAFLDPGSRIRLNSQQAQSPIGKLLRMTVAGGYLDGVRVNFSDHLNTVIGGRGTGKSTLLECLRFALDLPPKGKQAQKLYQEIIKENLGRSAGRVELTVVSSAQNGKQYTISRRHGEPPMMRDMDGNVSTLLPRDLLPGIDIYGQNEIYELAQDETSRVQLLDRFLPQYGEYEAKSADVHKRLKDNQQKLTKALNDLDDLNVQVGRLPKLEEQLRGFDELGIKEKLAKTSLLAREREIAKTATDGVQSLRDALSDLRDGLPDLDFINDEALEGLPDAAQLLAMRSTLDGLKQGFSQHLTAMQAMLDDKAGQFTTQHGAWQQAIQEHEAELEKALRTLPATAGKSGQEVGVAYQKLLGERERIKPMKSRLTTYESQRDTLRQERRNLLAELSDLRGQRIQALQKAAKKLSRRLEGKLKVEIVPEADRTPLLTFLLGCKLDGVGEKRLAFIEDAETISPLSLAQSIQKGSANVQLDWGLTQMVADALTKLQSSQLMELEALELEHRVDIFLNVAHGQADPVFRPLNKLSTGQQCTAILHMLLLENVDPLLMDQPEDNLDNAFIADRIVAELREAKTSRQFLFATHNANIPVFGDAEWIGVFTAAENQGCLGLEAQGSIDVPVIRDQVASILEGGRDAFIRRKEKYEF from the coding sequence ATGAGCGATCAATACACCTACGCGAGATTTTGGCGCTGCGCGCTACAGGTCAATCCTGTCGGCTACAACGGCACCTACAGAGGAGCCGATCACGGGCTGGATGAGGGCGGTTACAACCAAGCTCTGCTTCAAAAATGCCTTCAGCTGGATATCAAAGTTGTCGGTTTAGCCGACCACGGCAGCGTGGCCAGCGTCGATGCTTTGCGTCAGGTGTTACAGCCGCACGGGATCGTGGTGTTTCCCGGCTTCGAGATTGCCTCGAACGACAAGACGCACTACGTCTGTCTCTTCCCCGAGGATACCACGGTGCAGCAGCTTGATCGCTACCTTGGCAACCTCAAGCTGTATGACCCAGCGGATGGCATCCGGCCTTCTCGGCTGAGTTCGGAAGAGCTGATCCAAGAGGTCGATCTACTGGGCGGGTTCATCTACGCTGCACATTGCACACTGGCCAGCGGGCTGCTGAAAAACCGTCTGAACCACGTATGGAAGCATCCCAAGCTGCGCGCGGCCCAGATTCCGGGGTCGATAGACGGCTTGACAGGCATCGAGGGGGACTTCTATCGCAAGGTGTTCTTGAACAAGGACGACAGCTACTGGCGCGAGCGCCCTGTGGCAGCGATCAATGCCCAGGATGTAGCCAAACCTGATGACTTGGATCAGCCGAGCGCTACGTGCTTCATCAAGATGACACGGCCCACTTTCGCTGCGTTCAAGGTCGCCTTCCTCGATCCGGGATCGCGTATCCGGCTCAACTCGCAGCAGGCCCAAAGCCCCATTGGCAAGCTGCTACGCATGACGGTGGCCGGTGGCTACCTTGATGGCGTCCGGGTGAATTTTTCCGATCATCTCAACACGGTGATCGGCGGCCGTGGAACGGGTAAGTCAACCCTGCTTGAATGCCTGCGTTTCGCCTTGGACTTGCCGCCCAAAGGAAAACAGGCTCAGAAGCTCTACCAAGAGATCATCAAGGAGAACCTTGGTCGCTCGGCTGGTCGGGTCGAGCTGACAGTGGTGTCCTCTGCCCAGAACGGCAAGCAGTACACCATCTCGCGCCGTCATGGCGAACCGCCGATGATGCGTGACATGGATGGCAATGTCTCTACCCTGCTCCCGCGCGACTTGCTGCCGGGTATCGATATCTACGGGCAGAACGAGATTTACGAGCTGGCCCAAGATGAAACCAGCCGGGTTCAGTTGCTGGATCGCTTTCTTCCTCAATACGGGGAGTACGAGGCGAAGAGCGCCGACGTGCATAAGCGCTTGAAGGACAACCAGCAGAAGCTCACGAAGGCCCTGAACGACCTTGACGATCTCAATGTACAGGTTGGGCGCTTGCCCAAGCTGGAAGAACAGCTTCGCGGTTTTGATGAGTTGGGGATCAAGGAGAAGCTGGCCAAGACCTCATTGCTTGCGCGCGAGCGAGAAATTGCCAAGACTGCGACCGATGGCGTGCAGAGCTTGCGCGACGCGCTTTCAGACCTGCGTGATGGCTTGCCTGATCTCGACTTCATCAACGATGAGGCCCTTGAGGGGTTACCTGATGCTGCCCAGTTGCTCGCTATGCGCTCTACGCTGGATGGACTCAAGCAGGGATTCTCCCAGCATCTGACCGCCATGCAGGCCATGCTTGATGACAAGGCAGGACAGTTCACCACCCAGCATGGGGCATGGCAGCAGGCGATTCAGGAGCACGAGGCCGAGTTGGAGAAGGCGCTGCGGACGCTGCCCGCCACTGCTGGAAAGAGCGGGCAGGAGGTCGGCGTTGCCTATCAGAAGTTGCTGGGGGAGCGCGAGCGTATCAAGCCGATGAAATCGCGATTGACCACCTATGAGTCCCAGCGCGATACTTTGCGTCAGGAGCGGCGCAATTTGTTGGCCGAGTTATCCGATTTACGTGGGCAGCGCATACAAGCGTTGCAGAAGGCTGCGAAGAAGCTGAGCAGGCGGCTTGAAGGCAAGCTCAAGGTGGAAATCGTGCCGGAGGCTGACCGCACGCCATTGCTGACGTTCCTGCTTGGTTGTAAGCTGGACGGTGTAGGTGAAAAGCGGCTTGCGTTCATTGAGGACGCCGAGACGATCAGCCCGTTATCGCTGGCCCAGTCGATTCAGAAAGGGTCTGCCAACGTGCAACTCGATTGGGGTCTCACACAGATGGTGGCCGACGCACTCACCAAGCTCCAGTCGTCGCAACTCATGGAGCTGGAGGCATTAGAGCTGGAGCATCGTGTGGACATCTTTTTGAACGTCGCTCACGGCCAAGCTGATCCGGTATTCCGTCCGCTCAACAAGCTCTCCACGGGCCAGCAGTGCACGGCAATCTTGCACATGCTGCTGCTTGAGAACGTCGATCCCCTTCTGATGGATCAGCCGGAGGACAACCTAGACAACGCCTTCATTGCAGATCGGATCGTCGCCGAGTTGAGGGAGGCAAAAACTAGTCGGCAGTTCTTGTTCGCAACACACAACGCGAACATCCCGGTGTTTGGGGATGCCGAGTGGATTGGAGTGTTCACGGCCGCTGAAAACCAAGGGTGTCTCGGGCTGGAAGCACAAGGCTCGATTGACGTTCCTGTGATTCGAGATCAGGTGGCCAGCATTCTGGAAGGTGGCCGCGATGCCTTCATCCGGCGCAAAGAGAAGTATGAGTTCTGA
- a CDS encoding tyrosine-type recombinase/integrase, which translates to MAVREYKGKGGNYKAYFKLKGKQYSQVVKTKREGEEWIVQERKLLKAQCPVPKRLMYSDAARRYLCDCKARMQPTTVAEKYAHLTEFGTYTGGDIAVEGVTVSFAKKFIAHTQAEKGNKSANRRLRTMKACWNWFKDEQPDNPWKNISMYPEEEVAKYVPPPEDVAAVRLAAAPWQQQFLDVLLTTGARLGEIMNLTWEDVNLERKRLSLWTRKRKGGAKQSRILPISPKCLPIFKQLWEERDRQSRFVFTNPETGGQFTKLQPRLRYMLERLCRKVGVKPFGFHSLRHYVSQRLMDSGKATLTDIQLLLGHQRATTTDIYLRSLSSSISHLAEILDEEVVPQAPARLKSMTRRYD; encoded by the coding sequence ATGGCAGTCAGAGAATACAAAGGGAAGGGCGGGAATTACAAGGCCTACTTCAAGTTAAAAGGAAAGCAGTACAGCCAAGTTGTCAAAACAAAAAGAGAAGGGGAGGAGTGGATCGTACAGGAAAGGAAACTGCTGAAAGCGCAATGTCCAGTTCCGAAGCGTTTGATGTACTCCGACGCTGCCCGTAGGTATTTGTGTGATTGCAAAGCGAGGATGCAGCCTACAACGGTGGCCGAAAAGTATGCCCATCTTACTGAATTCGGGACTTATACTGGTGGGGATATCGCTGTCGAAGGGGTTACGGTGAGCTTCGCAAAGAAGTTCATTGCTCATACGCAGGCGGAGAAGGGGAACAAGTCGGCAAACAGGAGGCTGCGAACCATGAAAGCGTGTTGGAACTGGTTCAAGGATGAACAGCCAGATAATCCATGGAAGAATATTTCCATGTACCCGGAAGAGGAGGTTGCTAAGTATGTCCCCCCGCCAGAGGACGTAGCTGCCGTTCGTTTGGCAGCGGCCCCGTGGCAGCAGCAGTTCCTTGATGTTCTGCTAACCACCGGCGCACGGTTGGGGGAGATCATGAATCTCACATGGGAAGACGTAAATTTAGAACGCAAAAGGCTGTCACTTTGGACCCGAAAGCGTAAGGGAGGTGCCAAGCAGTCACGCATTTTACCCATTTCGCCGAAGTGTTTGCCCATATTCAAGCAGCTTTGGGAAGAGCGTGATCGGCAGAGCCGATTTGTCTTTACCAATCCAGAGACTGGAGGTCAGTTCACCAAGTTGCAACCACGGCTACGCTACATGCTGGAGCGGCTATGCCGAAAGGTTGGCGTAAAGCCCTTTGGGTTCCATAGCCTGCGTCATTATGTGTCACAGCGTTTGATGGATAGCGGCAAGGCGACGTTGACGGATATTCAGTTGTTGCTTGGTCATCAGCGGGCGACCACGACTGACATCTACCTGCGAAGCTTGTCATCGAGCATTAGTCATCTTGCTGAAATATTAGATGAAGAAGTTGTGCCGCAGGCACCAGCCCGTCTAAAAAGTATGACCAGACGGTATGACTAG
- the argJ gene encoding bifunctional glutamate N-acetyltransferase/amino-acid acetyltransferase ArgJ, whose translation MHTPKGYRFATIEANLKYSGRRDLALLVSDLPAAAAGVFTTNVFQAAPVVVAKSMLEARPFARAVLINAGNANACTGEQGIANCRHTLELVGDAAGLMPEEILPASTGVIGMQFNMEKWTSAAAPLAAALGSNTAEDFARTIMTTDAFPKLVSRTVELDGKPVSLLAVAKGAGMICPNMATMLSVFITDAAVDPALWQEMFRAGVEESFNRVTVDGDTSTNDTVFGLANGASGVTVTGANRERMQQAVTAVMREIAYMLVQDGEGATKVIHINVTGAAHTADAERAARTVGHSPLVKTAMYGRDANWGRIVAALGRSGAAFQPEDVVVTMCGVELFRNGQPTDTDFDTLLEPLLKERDIVLDIELGHGTGSYTLLASDLTHEYININADYRS comes from the coding sequence ATGCACACCCCAAAAGGTTACCGTTTCGCCACCATTGAGGCGAACCTTAAATATTCGGGCCGCAGGGATCTTGCCCTGCTGGTGAGCGACCTGCCCGCAGCCGCAGCAGGCGTGTTCACCACAAACGTGTTTCAGGCCGCCCCCGTGGTGGTGGCCAAATCCATGCTGGAGGCGCGTCCCTTTGCCCGCGCCGTGCTCATCAACGCGGGCAATGCAAACGCCTGCACGGGTGAGCAGGGCATTGCCAACTGCCGCCACACGCTGGAGCTGGTGGGCGATGCCGCAGGGCTTATGCCGGAAGAGATTCTTCCCGCCTCCACAGGCGTTATAGGCATGCAGTTCAACATGGAGAAGTGGACCAGCGCAGCCGCCCCGCTTGCCGCCGCGCTGGGGAGCAACACGGCGGAAGACTTTGCCCGCACCATCATGACCACAGACGCCTTTCCCAAGCTGGTTTCCCGCACGGTGGAACTGGACGGCAAGCCCGTTTCGCTGCTTGCCGTGGCCAAGGGCGCGGGGATGATATGCCCCAACATGGCGACCATGCTTTCTGTGTTCATCACCGATGCGGCAGTGGACCCGGCTCTGTGGCAGGAGATGTTCCGCGCGGGGGTGGAAGAATCGTTCAACCGCGTTACCGTGGACGGCGACACCTCTACCAACGACACCGTATTCGGCCTTGCCAACGGAGCATCCGGCGTTACCGTTACCGGAGCCAACCGGGAACGGATGCAGCAGGCAGTTACAGCCGTTATGCGCGAGATTGCCTATATGCTGGTGCAGGATGGCGAAGGGGCCACCAAGGTTATCCACATTAACGTGACAGGGGCGGCCCATACGGCAGACGCAGAACGCGCCGCCCGCACCGTGGGGCATTCGCCGCTTGTTAAGACGGCCATGTACGGGCGTGATGCCAACTGGGGCCGCATAGTGGCCGCTCTGGGCCGCTCCGGTGCCGCCTTTCAGCCGGAAGACGTGGTGGTGACCATGTGCGGGGTGGAACTGTTCCGCAACGGGCAGCCCACGGATACGGATTTTGACACCCTGCTGGAACCGCTGCTCAAGGAACGGGATATTGTGCTGGATATTGAGCTTGGCCACGGCACGGGAAGCTACACCCTGCTGGCTTCTGACCTAACGCACGAGTATATCAACATCAACGCCGATTACCGGAGCTGA
- the secA gene encoding preprotein translocase subunit SecA: MLGLIVKKVFGSKNERFLKQLRPTIAAINSLESELLQQPDTYFPTRIAELRQEVENGASLDSVLPETFALVREAGRRVFSMRHYDVQLVGGCVLHKGMIAEMKTGEGKTLVATLPVVLNALTGKGVHVITVNDYLAQRDAEWMGRLYGFLGLTTGVIVHGLTDEERKAAYGADITYGTNNEFGFDYLRDNMKFYKEQLVQRAPNFAIVDEVDSILIDEARTPLIISGASEDSTALYAQVNNIIPSLKAEQHFTLDEKARAASLTDEGVARCEALLKLDNLYDPQNISYQHHILQALKAHHIFRNDVDYIVKDGQVVIVDEFTGRLMPGRRFSDGLHQALEAKEGVKVESENQTLASITFQNYFRMYDKLSGMTGTADTEAVEFGQIYGLEVISIPTNQPMVRKDFPDSIYRTRPEKFNAIVQEIIELHKKGQPVLVGTISIETSELISGMLKKARVPHNVLNAKHHEQEAQIVAEAGQKGHVTIATNMAGRGTDIVLGEGVRELGGLHILGTERHESRRIDNQLRGRAGRQGDPGSSRFFLSLEDDLMRLFGSDRISGIMEKLGMQEGEPIVNSMVSKAIENAQKRVEGHNFEIRKTLLDYDNVMNQQREVIYSLRRDSMMEQDLEPLVQEFLDDIIDDLYTEWEANKHPDSESKNAMAAQLNELFNLAGVMEMPPVPDRETVRGAVVAKLEKLKTDAPEMYAHILRYFLLEELDRCWKEHLLNMDHLRDGIGLRGYGQRDPKQEYKRDGFALFQSMLTRMRENIFKALTRLRIQRAEEREEEERLREEFRHKEARKNVSYSGSTSKQPEKALPTRREEPKVGRNDPCPCGSGKKYKKCCGAA, encoded by the coding sequence ATGCTCGGCCTCATCGTAAAAAAAGTCTTCGGCTCCAAAAACGAACGCTTCCTCAAGCAGCTCCGCCCTACCATCGCCGCCATAAACAGCCTTGAATCCGAACTGCTTCAGCAGCCGGACACCTATTTCCCCACCCGCATCGCGGAATTGCGGCAGGAAGTGGAAAACGGAGCCTCTCTGGACTCCGTGCTGCCGGAAACATTCGCCCTCGTGCGCGAGGCAGGACGCCGCGTCTTCAGCATGCGCCACTATGACGTGCAGCTTGTGGGCGGCTGCGTGCTGCACAAGGGCATGATTGCGGAAATGAAGACCGGGGAAGGTAAAACGCTTGTGGCAACCCTGCCCGTGGTGCTCAACGCACTTACCGGCAAGGGAGTGCATGTCATCACGGTGAACGACTACCTTGCCCAGCGTGACGCGGAATGGATGGGCAGGCTTTACGGATTTTTGGGCCTTACCACGGGCGTTATCGTACACGGGCTCACGGACGAGGAGCGCAAGGCTGCCTACGGTGCCGACATTACCTACGGCACCAACAACGAGTTCGGCTTCGACTACCTGCGCGACAACATGAAGTTCTACAAGGAACAGCTGGTACAGCGCGCGCCCAACTTTGCCATAGTGGACGAAGTGGACTCCATCCTCATCGACGAGGCGCGTACCCCGCTCATCATTTCCGGCGCATCGGAAGACTCCACCGCCCTCTATGCACAGGTGAACAACATCATCCCCTCGCTCAAGGCCGAACAGCACTTCACGCTGGATGAAAAGGCCCGTGCCGCCTCGCTCACCGACGAGGGGGTGGCCCGCTGCGAAGCCCTGCTCAAGCTGGACAACCTGTACGATCCGCAGAATATTTCCTACCAGCACCACATTCTGCAGGCGCTTAAGGCGCACCATATCTTCCGTAACGATGTGGACTACATCGTCAAGGACGGTCAGGTGGTTATCGTGGACGAGTTCACGGGACGCCTCATGCCGGGACGCCGCTTCTCTGACGGCCTTCATCAGGCACTGGAAGCCAAGGAAGGCGTGAAGGTGGAGTCGGAAAACCAGACGCTGGCCTCCATTACCTTCCAGAACTACTTCCGCATGTACGACAAGCTTTCGGGCATGACCGGCACCGCAGATACGGAAGCCGTGGAATTCGGGCAGATATACGGGCTGGAGGTCATCTCCATCCCCACCAACCAGCCCATGGTGCGCAAGGACTTTCCGGACAGCATCTACCGCACCCGCCCGGAAAAGTTCAACGCCATTGTGCAGGAGATAATAGAACTGCACAAGAAGGGCCAGCCCGTGCTGGTGGGCACCATCTCCATTGAGACCTCGGAACTCATCTCCGGCATGCTCAAAAAGGCCCGTGTTCCCCACAACGTGCTCAACGCCAAGCACCATGAACAGGAAGCGCAGATAGTGGCGGAAGCAGGCCAGAAGGGCCACGTTACCATTGCCACCAACATGGCCGGACGCGGTACGGACATTGTGCTGGGCGAAGGCGTGCGCGAACTGGGCGGTCTGCACATTCTGGGCACGGAACGCCACGAATCGCGGCGCATAGACAACCAGCTGCGCGGCCGCGCCGGACGCCAGGGCGACCCCGGCAGTTCCCGCTTCTTCCTCTCGCTGGAAGACGACCTGATGCGCCTGTTCGGGTCTGACCGTATTTCCGGCATTATGGAAAAGCTGGGCATGCAGGAAGGCGAACCCATCGTCAACAGCATGGTTTCCAAGGCCATAGAAAACGCGCAGAAGCGGGTGGAAGGACACAACTTTGAAATCCGCAAGACCCTGCTGGATTATGACAACGTTATGAACCAGCAGCGTGAGGTCATCTATTCCCTGCGCCGCGATTCCATGATGGAGCAGGATCTGGAACCCCTCGTACAGGAATTTCTGGACGACATCATTGACGACCTTTACACCGAGTGGGAAGCCAACAAGCACCCGGATTCCGAGTCGAAAAACGCCATGGCCGCCCAGCTTAACGAGCTGTTCAACCTTGCCGGGGTTATGGAAATGCCCCCGGTGCCGGACCGCGAAACCGTGCGCGGCGCAGTGGTTGCCAAGCTGGAAAAGCTTAAGACCGACGCACCGGAAATGTATGCCCACATCCTGCGCTACTTCCTGCTGGAAGAGCTGGACCGCTGCTGGAAGGAACACCTGCTGAACATGGACCACCTGCGCGACGGCATCGGGCTGCGTGGTTACGGTCAGCGCGACCCCAAGCAGGAGTACAAACGCGACGGATTTGCCCTTTTCCAGAGCATGCTCACCCGCATGCGCGAGAACATCTTCAAGGCGCTTACCCGCCTGCGTATCCAGCGGGCAGAGGAACGTGAGGAAGAGGAACGGCTGCGCGAAGAATTCCGCCACAAGGAAGCGCGCAAGAATGTTTCCTATTCCGGCTCCACCTCCAAGCAACCGGAAAAGGCTCTGCCCACCCGGCGTGAAGAACCTAAGGTGGGAAGGAACGATCCCTGCCCCTGCGGAAGCGGCAAGAAATACAAAAAGTGCTGTGGCGCGGCCTAG